The window CTTAGTTGTTTCCTCGGGGGTTGTTCCCTTGCGGGAAGGAAGCATTGCTGTTGCCGCGCTTTTAAATGGAGTGCGTGGGGCTGGTTCAGGCGGCAATAGTCCTTTTTTACGCTCCTCCGCCTCCTTGAGGATTTCCTTGGTAGAGGGTATTTCTTCTTCTGTGGCAAGCTCAGCGTCAAGTTCGACAGATGAGCCATCCAAGTCTTGGTCTGCACCGGTTGGAATTAGCCCAATGGGATCACCTGGCATTCCGGTAGGTCCAACAGAAATTGTGCCCTTTTGGGTTCTTTCCCCGCCTTCGTCGGCCATAGTATCCTCCTGAAGATTTAATAACATTTGTATTTATTTCCCCAAAAAATTCGAGTGGAAAACAGTATTGTTTCCACAGTCAATGTTGCTGGATTCTGCAAAAGCTAGCTAAGCGAATTTGTAGCTTTGGAAACTTTCTAGCTGGGGTGCTTGCTTTTGTGGTGGGATATGAAGTATTTTAAAGTAGTATCGATTTTTATCTAAATTGGGTTCAGCGGGTAATTTGGTTTACTTATGTCGAGAATAATTCCTATTTTCAGCATTGCCATCCTAGCTATTGTTGTCGTTTCAGCTACCCAACCTGCGCCGTTTGAAAGGACAACTTCTGAGTTGGATTTCCAATTTTGTATAACCGGCTTTGAGCATGATAGTTTTTTTGGTGAGCCTTCTGCACTTGCGCTAGATGATAGGAACTGCTTATTATACGTTGCTGATTTGAAGTTTGGCATAAGTTTGTTTACTTCTGACGGTGTTCCAAAGGGACAGCTGGGGATTCAGTCTGGTATTGAGAAGCCCGTTGGCGTAGCGGTGGACTCGGGTGGGAACCTCTATGTTGCTAATGATTCGGGCGGTCCGATTCGAGTAATGGCTAAAAATGGAGAAATTACTGAGATAGAAATTCCCGTGGAGCAAGGTGAAGAGGTGCCCAAGGTCGGTAGGATGACTTTCGACCGGGATGGCAACCTCTATTTGGTTGATCGCGCTGGGTGCCGGATATATGTTTTTGACAAGAATCGCAAGCTAAAGCTGAAGTTTGGTGCAAAAGGCGACAAACGCGGTCAATTCAAATCGCTTTGCGATGTTGCGGTTGATCGCCAAGGTAGAGTCTATGCCCTCGACGCATCTGGTACGCCTGTCCAAGTGTTTGATAAGAAAGGCAAGTATCTATTCAAATTTGGCTTCCGAGGTGGTGGGTTGGAAGACATAGGGATTGCCTCTGGTATTTTTGTTGACCGACATGACCAAATATGGATTGTGGACAAAGGTCAGCATTGCCTAAAAGTGTTTGACCGCTCTGGCACTTTCTTGAGAAAGCTTGGGGTTTATGGGACTGAGGGTGGCGCATTTTTCCACCCTATTGATATGGAGATGGATAAGTTTGGAAGAGTTTATGTGGCTGAGGCAGGGGGACGCCGTGTGCAGGTATTTTCGCTGGTAAAGCCATATGAACCATTTCAACCTGCGGATATTGGTGGAAATCTTTTGTATCCATGAATTGGCCTGGGAGTCAAAATAAACGTACAAAGGAACAAATTATAGTGTCCGACCGCGAAGTTCATAATCATAAGAGTGACGTTGAAGAAACAGAACCGATAGGTGAATTGGCGATATTTGCTTCGCTGTGGAAGCTTTTCTCGTCTATGAAAACCGCCATAGTTCTACTTTTATTGCTTGCACTGGCGTCCGTATTCGGAACTTTCAAAGAGGCTCCGGACGTTTATCATTCATGGTGGTACGCAACCCTCCTGGGTTTAATGCTAGTCAATCTCTTGGTTTGCAGCATAAACCGCTTTGGTATCGCATGGCGCAGAACTTTTTCGCCTGCTATCTCGATTACGCCCAAGCAGGTTGGAGCGATGAAGAGGTCTGAGCAATTTTGTACCCCTCTGCCTTCCCAGGAAGCTACGGCGAGAATTGTAACAACCCTACGTTCTAGAGCGTACAAAGTATTGCATGTAGAAGAGGAAGGAAATATATCACTTTACTCCACAAAGGGGCGTCTTGCAATCTGGGGGCCGTATTTAACCCACCTGAGTATTCTTGTAATTTTTCTTGGGGCCGTTATAGGTGCAAAGTTTGGCTTCGAGGGAGTTGTAGTTATTCCAGAGGGTGAAATGGTCTCAGTCTACTTTGCAAAAGACTCAGGTCAAGAAAAGCCGCTAGGATTTGAACTGAAGCTACACAATTTCCACATAGTGTGCGATAACCAAGGCCGGCCGAGCGCATATAACAGCGACTTGGAGGTCTTCGACGGAGGTCGCTCAGCTTTGCGGAAAGTGATAGACGTAAACCGGCCACTTACCTACAAAGGGATATCGTTCTTTCAGGCGAGCTATGGGCTAACTCTAAGAGTTGCTGTTACTTCTCCCAATGGTGAGACAGGGTCGGCGAATTTTTGGATTGATGTGGTAGAATCAGAGGGGTCAGTGGACTACAGGCTGCCGAATGTGGAGCCCCAGGGAATCCGCCTTGGGGGTAAGGAGATGGGGGTATTTATCCACGACTTCGCACCAAATTTCAGAGGAATGGTACCAAAATATATGGTCGCACTGCCTCCTGATCCAGCGGCGCTGATATATCTAAATGAGCGTTACCCTAGCGAAATGAGCGTTGAGAACTGGAAATCGCTTGGGTGGATTAGGTCCGGCCAGACGGTTGATTTTAGTGGATATAAAGTTACTTTGGAGGCAATTGAATACTCAAAGCTTGATATCTCCCGCAACCCAGGACTACCAATCTTATATGCCGGATTCATGCTTGTTTTATTTGGCATACTTGCGGCATTTTATATTAATCATAGGATTATTCGAGTAAGCGTATTATCAAGTGAGGATGGAGCTTTGGTTGTGGTTGGTGCAACATCGAGAGCCGACTCATCAATTTTCGATAAGGATTTCGAGCGAATTAGGGATTGCTTGAAATCAGAGTCTTAGTCTAACATAGTTAAGCAGACTAAAGCAGGGTTCTGAGAAGAAGCTTGCGTTAGGTTGCTTGTTATTCGATGAGCTTAGCGTTTTTTACATTAAGCATAACAGCGAGTTTGTTCAAAAGGAGCAGAGGCATGATTAAGAAGTATGGCATTCCCGCCCTAGTCATTTTGGTTTTGGTTGGCATTGGTCTATCAAATATCATTAGGGTGGATGGAGACACCCATACGGCGGCGTATAAAGGTTCTACATTATGCAAAATGTGTCACCAAAATACGCATAAAGAGCTCGTGGAAGCGTATTTAAAAACGGGGCACCCAAAAGCGTTCCAAAAAGCGGATGCTGAGGGGGCAATTGTCGCAGATTTCTCGAGTAATCCTGTTTTCACAAAGGACAAAGTAGCCTATGTTCTCGGCAAAGGCATTAAACAGCAGGCGTTCCTGGATGCTAATCTTCAGGTGCTCCCTGCTATCTGGGACGTAAAAACAAAAAAATGGAAGCCAACGCAGGCAGTTGATGGTGCAACCCAATGCATAGGGTGTCATGTAACGGGTTACAACGCGGAGACTAAGGCCTACGTTGAGGCAGGTGTAGGGTGCGAGTCGTGCCATGGACCAGGAGGCGATCACGTCTCAAATGCCACTGCAAAGGGGTCAATCCTAAAACTAACCGAACTACCTAGAGATAGGCAGACAATGATTTGTGGTGGATGTCACTCGAAAGGAAAGGATTTGTCAGGCAAGTTCGCCTTCCCAATTGGCTTTAAACCTGGCGATGACCTTGCAAAGTTTTTCGTTGATGCCAAACCAACAACTCCTGGTCTAAACCAGCAGTACTCGGAGCATATAACCTCAACTCATTACACGAAGCTTACAATGACATGCACGACATGCCATGACCCGCATAACCAGTCGGGCATAGCACATGAGCTGAGAAAGCCGGTCAACGAACAGTGTCTTGGCTGCCATGCAGCAAAAATAAAAGACATGGCAACTCATGCTCCAAATGCAGCTGCAGACGCCACTTGTGCAACCTGCCATATGCCTTATGGCGAGCATATTTTCAAGAAGTTGGAGAAAAAGGAAGGTTCATGACAAATCAACTTAGCCTAGTATTCTTTAAAATTGCAATTGGGTTTTATATAGGTGCGGCTGTGTTTTATATTGCCAACTTCTTAAGTCAGCGAAGGGCGTTTGGTGATATTGGGAGGGTAGTCCTAATTATCGCTGTCATACCACATATATGTGCAGTAATCATTCGGGGAATCGTTTCAAATCGCCCACCATTTTTAAATTTGTATGAGTACATGCTTTCGGTTACGCTAGGCGTTGTAATATTATACCTGGCGCTAGAATTTTCCACTAAGAGCAAGATTTTCGGGGCAGTTGCTGTGCCGCTGGTAGCTTTGGCGTGTGTTTTTACCTCACGTCTACCTAGCGAGGTAGCATGGACCATGCCAGCGTTAAAGAGCGCATGGCGCGTGCCCCACATCTCAACCGCTATACTGGCATATTCAGCTTTTACTATAGCGTTTTGTCTAGGCGTTCTCTATCTTCTTCGCGAGCATGTCGGAAAAGTGGGAGGATTTCTAGCAAGCAGACTTCCTTCGCTAGATGTGCTTGATCATACTGCCTATCGAATGATTGCTTTTGGGTTTCTTATGCAAACTGCACTATTGCTTACAGGCGCTGTGTGGGCGCAATTTGCTTTCGGGCGGCCTTGGAGCTGGGACCCAAAGGAAGTCTGGGCTCTAATAACATGGCTTGTTTATGCCGCGTATCTTCACACTCGTTTGAGCATGGGGTGGAAGGGTCGAAGATCTATTATCCTGACGATTGTTGGGTTTGCAGTTGTGCTCTTTACATTATTTGGTGTGAACTGGATAGGTAGAGGCTACCACGCAACCTACCAGTAGTCCAATGGCGTACTATCCTATCAACCTTGACCTACAGAACAAGAAATGCATAGTTGTTGGCGGCGGGGCAGTCGCCGAGCGGAAGGTCATCTCGCTGCTTGAATTCGGTGGTCGCATTGTAGTTATTGCTCCAGAGTTAACCCCCGCCCTTAAACAACTCGCCAAGCAGGGAAAGGTGGAACATGTTTCCGCAGAGTACCAGCCAGGTATTCTC is drawn from Armatimonadota bacterium and contains these coding sequences:
- the ccsB gene encoding c-type cytochrome biogenesis protein CcsB, giving the protein MTNQLSLVFFKIAIGFYIGAAVFYIANFLSQRRAFGDIGRVVLIIAVIPHICAVIIRGIVSNRPPFLNLYEYMLSVTLGVVILYLALEFSTKSKIFGAVAVPLVALACVFTSRLPSEVAWTMPALKSAWRVPHISTAILAYSAFTIAFCLGVLYLLREHVGKVGGFLASRLPSLDVLDHTAYRMIAFGFLMQTALLLTGAVWAQFAFGRPWSWDPKEVWALITWLVYAAYLHTRLSMGWKGRRSIILTIVGFAVVLFTLFGVNWIGRGYHATYQ
- a CDS encoding cytochrome c biogenesis protein ResB produces the protein MSDREVHNHKSDVEETEPIGELAIFASLWKLFSSMKTAIVLLLLLALASVFGTFKEAPDVYHSWWYATLLGLMLVNLLVCSINRFGIAWRRTFSPAISITPKQVGAMKRSEQFCTPLPSQEATARIVTTLRSRAYKVLHVEEEGNISLYSTKGRLAIWGPYLTHLSILVIFLGAVIGAKFGFEGVVVIPEGEMVSVYFAKDSGQEKPLGFELKLHNFHIVCDNQGRPSAYNSDLEVFDGGRSALRKVIDVNRPLTYKGISFFQASYGLTLRVAVTSPNGETGSANFWIDVVESEGSVDYRLPNVEPQGIRLGGKEMGVFIHDFAPNFRGMVPKYMVALPPDPAALIYLNERYPSEMSVENWKSLGWIRSGQTVDFSGYKVTLEAIEYSKLDISRNPGLPILYAGFMLVLFGILAAFYINHRIIRVSVLSSEDGALVVVGATSRADSSIFDKDFERIRDCLKSES
- a CDS encoding NHL repeat-containing protein, with translation MSRIIPIFSIAILAIVVVSATQPAPFERTTSELDFQFCITGFEHDSFFGEPSALALDDRNCLLYVADLKFGISLFTSDGVPKGQLGIQSGIEKPVGVAVDSGGNLYVANDSGGPIRVMAKNGEITEIEIPVEQGEEVPKVGRMTFDRDGNLYLVDRAGCRIYVFDKNRKLKLKFGAKGDKRGQFKSLCDVAVDRQGRVYALDASGTPVQVFDKKGKYLFKFGFRGGGLEDIGIASGIFVDRHDQIWIVDKGQHCLKVFDRSGTFLRKLGVYGTEGGAFFHPIDMEMDKFGRVYVAEAGGRRVQVFSLVKPYEPFQPADIGGNLLYP